The following are encoded in a window of Struthio camelus isolate bStrCam1 chromosome Z, bStrCam1.hap1, whole genome shotgun sequence genomic DNA:
- the LOC104146916 gene encoding interleukin-6 receptor subunit beta-like, translating to MKNFSLLVAIFLFEIDACNCSHWDFPFCKQLPDWDNELTCYKEVSEDLTCTWLPVPTAPYTVTYTVILKWDRITKLLQRNTSSPSITIERKDIYMKRSASIWIAVNDAHESCVKGKNISVTPSKAGKCLTPSNISAHQITNQVIIKWDLSATPTKYELRYREALTESTQWTLVSIENNSVNITVSNLNVMSSYIVQLRCIAKEDHHCVCVWSREILVPHKLTNKPMLSYNTTTEISPGRRSVLLKWEVAQSRNILGYYVNVERVPNSCKHSPKRIILKDQKVVLNLSMAYYRINISAYNEAGESPQTIYIVPDFSATDLPGQINVKPQGTDTVVTWTPEYNPKCFVVDWGTGKEDMRMKIIAAATGNFTLDNFQPYKLYKIMVHASDVCQCESFTRHEKTFGVTHFYSVEGVPRIGPANVTVLNITKHTALVKWTEIAAEDCLGFLRGYRISYIDSARPKSVAATVNSSTTSYHLTGLKEKTIYRVQISGFTNAGEGPQTLSQPFSTPKYDKGEFEGFVTGLCFSIMLILVFAPLTCSLVLKRLKEWYWPSVPNPRNSSAIQDMTNWKPISTSLLQAVTDNDTTSLYVIEHESKAPLKLELFADDVEEDSKRDTCQSETLRNNIDISLRHAQIPEKAVTSENERVISITVPLLSDYTSMEFSQKALMSLTVKLPARAAHPHLEMELSSKPAKTEQQVLFAPQDYLKQSQVVFMPSGPTLRGHVNSN from the exons GGATAGAATCACAAAACTTTTGCAAAGAAACACGTCATCACCTTCCATCACAATAGAACGAAAGGATATTTACATGAAACGCTCTGCATCTATTTGGATAGCTGTGAATGATGCCCATGAGAGCTGTGTGAAAGGAAAGAACATCTCTGTTACACCAAGCAAAGCAG GGAAGTGCTTGACACCATCTAACATAAGTGCTCATCAGATCACAAACCAAGTGATAATAAAATGGGACCTGTCTGCAACTCCTACAAAGTATGAGCTGAGATACAGAGAGGCACTCACGGAATCCACTCAGTGGACGTTG gtgagcATAGAAAACAATTCTGTCAACATCACAGTTTCAAACTTAAATGTTATGTCTTCATACATCGTTCAGCTCAGGTGCATAGCCAAGGAGGATCACCACTGTGTTTGTGTTTGGAGTAGAGAGATTTTAGTCCCTCACA AGCTCACTAACAAGCCAATGCTATCATATAACACAACTACAGAAATCTCTCCAGGCAGAAGAAGTGTTCTTCTTAAGTGGGAG gtAGCACAAAGCAGGAACATCCTTGGATACTATGTTAATGTAGAAAGAGTACCCAACAGTTGCAAGCATTCACCAAAACGCATCATTCTAAAAGACCAAAAAGTTGTTCTAAATCTCTCCATGGCTTATTATAGAATTAATATTTCTGCCTATAACGAAGCAGGAGAGTCTCCACAAACCATTTACATTGTCCCAGATTTCTCCGCGACAG ACTTGCCTGGCCAAATCAACGTCAAACCTCAGGGAACCGATACAGTTGTCACCTGGACTCCAGAATACAATCCAAAATGTTTTGTGGTTGACTGGGGCACTGGTAAAGAGGATATGCGCATGAAAATAATAGCTGCAGCTACTGGAAATTTCACACTAG ACAATTTTCAGCCATATAAGTTGTACAAAATAATGGTACATGCATCTGATGTGTGTCAGTGTGAAAGTTTCACAAGACATGAAAAGACTTTTGGAGTGACCCACTTTTACTCAGTTGAAGGAG TTCCTAGAATAGGTCCCGCTAATGTGACAGTTCTGAATATCACAAAACATACTGCACTTGTGAAGTGGACTGAAATAGCTGCTGAAGACTGTTTGGGCTTTCTCCGGGGATACAGAATAAGCTACATAGATTCAGCAAGACCTAAATCTGTGG CTGCTACAGTCAATTCTTCTACCACGAGTTACCATCTTACCGGACTTAAGGAAAAGACTATCTACCGTGTGCAGATTTCAGGATTCACCAATGCTGGAGAAGGACCTCAGACTCTTTCACAACCTTTCAGTACGCCAAAATACG ATAAAGGGGAATTTGAAGGTTTTGTGACTGGCCTTTGCTTCAGCATCATGCTCATTCTGGTTTTTGCACCTCTCACTTGTTCTCTGGTGCTTAAAAG GTTGAAAGAATGGTACTGGCCTAGCGTACCGAATCCAAGAAACAGCAGTGCAATCCAAGATATG ACTAATTGGAAACCCATTTCAACATCACTGCTTCAGGCCGTGACAGACAATGATACCACCAGCCTGTACGTCATAGAGCATGAGTCAAAGGCTCCTTTGAAGCTAGAGCTCTTTGCAGATGATGTAGAAGAAGACAGCAAACGTGACACATGCCAGTCAGAAACACTTAGGAATAATATAGACATAAGCCTAAGGCATGCACAAATCCCTGAAAAAGCTGTTACAAGTGAAAATGAAAGGGTCATTTCCATTACAGTACCACTCTTGAGTGACTATACCAGCATGGAGTTCAGCCAGAAAGCCCTGATGAGTCTGACAGTGAAGCTACCTGCAAGAGCTGCTCATCCTCACCTGGAAATGGAGCTAAGCAGTAAGCCAGCAAAAACTGAGCAACAGGTTTTGTTTGCTCCTCAAGATTACTTGAAACAAAGCCAGGTAGTATTTATGCCATCTGGACCAACTTTAAGGGGACATGTCAATTCTAACTGA